A window of the Helianthus annuus cultivar XRQ/B chromosome 4, HanXRQr2.0-SUNRISE, whole genome shotgun sequence genome harbors these coding sequences:
- the LOC110902296 gene encoding protein STABILIZED1: MQPLAPKNRLNLVNTKPPSNCVASFSRGATTHSDIGHARVAPDLLDFESVMQNMMRKIKRLMLLKSVIRTNPKGWIEAARLEEDTGNIRKARELIRKGCEEFPKNEDVWIEACRLANPDEAKGVIAKGVNTIPNSVKLWIQAARLEHDDYNKRRVLRKGLEKIPDSVRLWKALVELANEDEAKRLLQRAVECCPLHVELWLALARLEKYDATKKVLNKAREKLPKEQVIWIAEAKLEEAFGNTFMVGKVIEKGIRALQREGGGD, from the coding sequence ATGCAACCACTTGCACCGAAGAATCGATTAAACTTAGTCAATACAAAGCCTCCGTCTAATTGCGTAGCCAGTTTTAGTCGTGGTGCAACCACTCACTCAGATATCGGCCATGCCCGTGTTGCGCCTGACCTTCTTGACTTTGAATCTGTGATGCAGAATATGATGAGGAAGATAAAGAGGCTGATGTTGTTGAAGTCTGTGATTCGAACAAACCCAAAGGGTTGGATTGAAGCTGCGAGATTAGAGGAAGATACTGGAAATATTCGGAAAGCAAGAGAGTTGATAAGAAAAGGTTGTGAAGAATTTCCAAAGAATGAGGATGTATGGATCGAGGCATGTCGGTTGGCGAATCCGGATGAAGCTAAGGGTGTTATAGCAAAGGGTGTTAACACGATTCCCAATTCGGTAAAACTTTGGATACAGGCTGCAAGATTGGAACATGATGATTACAACAAACGTAGGGTTTTGAGAAAGGGTCTTGAAAAGATACCAGATTCTGTGAGGCTATGGAAAGCACTTGTGGAACTTGCTAATGAGGATGAGGCAAAGCGTTTGCTTCAGAGAGCGGTGGAATGTTGCCCGTTGCATGTTGAGTTATGGCTTGCTTTAGCTCGGTTGGAAAAGTATGATGCGACTAAGAAAGTGTTAAACAAGGCGAGAGAGAAGCTTCCTAAAGAACAAGTGATTTGGATCGCTGAAGCTAAACTGGAAGAAGCTTTCGGAAACACATTTATGGTTGGGAAGGTAATAGAAAAGGGTATTCGGGCTTTACAGAGAGAAGGGGGTGGAGATTGA
- the LOC110902295 gene encoding 3-hydroxy-3-methylglutaryl coenzyme A reductase 2-B-like gives MLLDGKEFSVPMATTEGCLVASTNRGCKAIYVSGGATSVLLKDGMTRAPVVRFGTVKRAAELKLFLEEPLNFDTLASVFNKSSRFGRLQRIQSAIAGKNLYIRFTCSTGDAMGMNMVSKGVQNVLDYLQLDFPDMDVLGISDNYRSDKKPTTVNWIEGRAQHLILLTDF, from the exons ATGTTGTTGGATGGAAAGGAGTTCTCGGTGCCCATGGCCACCACTGAAGGTTGTCTTGTTGCTAGCACTAATCGGGGTTGTAAGGCGATTTATGTATCTGGTGGTGCTACCAGTGTATTACTCAAGGATGGGATGACTCGAGCTCCCGTGGTTAGGTTTGGAACCGTAAAGAGAGCTGCTGAGTTGAAGTTGTTCTTAGAGGAACCACTCAACTTTGATACTCTTGCTTCCGTTTTTAACAA ATCAAGCCGGTTCGGGAGGCTTCAAAGAATCCAAAGTGCGATTGCTGGGAAAAATCTTTACATAAGGTTCACTTGCAGCACAGGTGATGCAATGGGGATGAACATGGTTTCCAAAGGTGTTCAAAATGTTTTGGACTATCTGCAGCTTGACTTCCCGGATATGGATGTTCTTGGCATCTCCGACAACTATCGTTCTGACAAGAAACCGACAACCGTCAACTGGATAGAAGGAAGAGCACAACACCTAATTTTGTTAACTGATTTCTAG
- the LOC110902294 gene encoding protein STABILIZED1, translated as MMKKIKRLMLLKSVIRTNPKGWIEAARLEEDTGNIRKARELIRKGCEEFPKNEDVWIEACRLVNPDEAKGVIAKGVNAIPNSVKLWIQAARLEHDDYNKCRVLRLGLEKIPDSVRLWKALVELANEDDAKRLLQRAVECCPLHFELWLALARLEKYDAAKKVLNKAREKLPKERAIWIAEAKLEEAFGNTFMVGKVIERGIRALHREGVEIDREAWMKEAEAAEWAGYVWTCNAIIRNTKGFR; from the coding sequence ATGATGAAGAAGATAAAGAGGCTGATGTTGTTGAAGTCTGTGATTCGAACAAATCCAAAGGGTTGGATTGAAGCTGCGAGATTAGAGGAAGATACGGGAAATATTCGGAAAGCAAGAGAGTTGATAAGAAAAGGTTGTGAAGAATTTCCAAAGAATGAGGATGTATGGATCGAGGCATGTCGGTTGGTGAATCCGGATGAAGCTAAGGGTGTTATAGCAAAGGGTGTTAATGCGATTCCCAATTCGGTAAAACTTTGGATACAGGCTGCAAGATTGGAACATGATGATTACAATAAATGTAGGGTTTTGAGATTGGGTCTTGAAAAGATACCAGATTCTGTGAGGCTATGGAAAGCACTTGTGGAACTTGCTAATGAGGATGATGCAAAGCGTTTGCTTCAGCGAGCGGTGGAATGTTGCCCGTTGCATTTTGAGTTATGGCTTGCTTTAGCTCGGTTGGAAAAGTATGATGCGGCTAAGAAAGTGTTAAACAAGGCGAGAGAGAAGCTTCCTAAAGAACGAGCGATTTGGATCGCTGAAGCTAAACTGGAAGAAGCTTTCGGAAACACATTTATGGTTGGGAAGGTAATAGAAAGGGGTATTCGGGCTTTACATAGAGAAGGGGTGGAGATTGATCGAGAAGCTTGGATGAAAGAGGCTGAAGCTGCTGAATGGGCTGGTTACGTGTGGACATGTAATGCTATCATTCGTAACACAAAGGGGTTCCGTTGA